ACAGTCTTGTTTTCGGGCAGGCCCTTCCCTTCGAGGAAAGGCGCTCCATTCAGGCTCTCTGGAGCTTTTGTGATACTGATGAGTGCAGTTGTCGGTGCCATCATGCTCATCGTCTGAAGAACATCAAGACCTCCGAGAGCGCCGTTGACCACGTACACCTTCTTTCCTGCGCTGCGGGCTGCATTTTCAAGTGCGGACTTCAAGTTTTTATCGGACAGAGCGCCGACAGACAAGATGACCAGATCACACCCCGAATTTAGAACAGTTTCTCCATATGTCCTGACAACCTCGCCACCAGCCGTTTCAATGATCATTTCAGCGTCAGACAGAAGTTCATCGAGATTGGCGCATGCTCGCGTGTCACATTCTTTGGCAAGTTCCTGCGCAGCTTCAGCTCGGAGGTCAAGTACACCCGTCAATTCATAATCACCAGAAAGGATCTTTTTCAATCCATGCGCGACAAATGATCCGAGAGCTCCGCATCCAATGAGAGCAGCCTTTTTCATGGTAAACATTCCTTTCCTAAAAATACCAATGGTGAAACCAAAACATCCGTTCGCCGTCGCACTATGGCCGAAAACTTGTTTTTTATTGTCCGCTTTTGTTCTTTAACTCGTCCAGATAGCTATACACGGTCACTTTGGAAACCCCCATTTTCTCAGCCACTTTTTCGATAGCTCCTTTGGTGAGGAAAATGCCCCTGGAATCCATCTGGCGCATTAATTCCATCTTCTCGTCGCGCGACATTTTTTTCTCATCGCGGCTGTTGAAGATCTTATCAATGACTTCATTAACCACTTCAAGAACGTGGGGCGCGTTATTATCTCTACTCTCAGCCATGTTCGCAGTAGCATCGGGCAAGAGATTTTGGAGCCATTTAATGTTTTCCGTGATCACTGTGGTATCTATATTGATACACATCGCGCCGATGACCAATCCGTTTTCATCGCGTAGCAAAGTCGTTGATGACTTTATCAGTTTTCCGTCGGAAGTTCTGAAAGAGTAGTTGCAGAGCATATCGTTCTCAAAGTGGCGGGAGGACAAGACATCGGAGATGATTAGATTGAATCCGTCACCGATCTTGCGCCCTGTAACCGTGTTGTTTGCTATATAAACTACAGACTGCAGGGGAGTCGCCATATCGTGAAGAACCACTTCACAATGGGGCCCGATCGTTTGGGCGATCATGTCGGCAAGAGGGACAAATTTCTTTAGGACTTCATTCATCTTAATTCGCTTAGGCCTCCTAAAAAAGTGGAAAGAGCGAACTCAAATTGAGTCGCTCTTGCTCATTATACAATGTTAAAACCGTAATTTCAGTACTGTATTACATTTTCCAGACGTTCGAAGAGCTTCAGATATTCATCGCGGGTCATGGCGGGTTTGGAATCAGCGATGATCTGCTTGGCTTTTTCAGCATTGCCATAGAGCAGATCAATGATTGTGGCAGTCATGATCTTGGCGGGAATGATGAACGCATCTTTCTCATCGACTACGCGGTAATCCTTTGAGTGCAATCCGCCGACGATTCCTGAGCTGAGGCTG
The genomic region above belongs to Pyramidobacter piscolens W5455 and contains:
- a CDS encoding transcriptional regulator, which produces MNEVLKKFVPLADMIAQTIGPHCEVVLHDMATPLQSVVYIANNTVTGRKIGDGFNLIISDVLSSRHFENDMLCNYSFRTSDGKLIKSSTTLLRDENGLVIGAMCINIDTTVITENIKWLQNLLPDATANMAESRDNNAPHVLEVVNEVIDKIFNSRDEKKMSRDEKMELMRQMDSRGIFLTKGAIEKVAEKMGVSKVTVYSYLDELKNKSGQ
- a CDS encoding aspartate dehydrogenase domain-containing protein, which translates into the protein MKKAALIGCGALGSFVAHGLKKILSGDYELTGVLDLRAEAAQELAKECDTRACANLDELLSDAEMIIETAGGEVVRTYGETVLNSGCDLVILSVGALSDKNLKSALENAARSAGKKVYVVNGALGGLDVLQTMSMMAPTTALISITKAPESLNGAPFLEGKGLPENKTVKIFEGSVDDAIRGFPKNVNVAVATALASNCPDTKVIITSVPGMKDNKHCVHAENGIITTDISISSLPDPDNPKSSTSAAWSVLNLLKNLAAPVFYY